The DNA sequence CGTGCTCGACACCCCGCCCGACCTGAACCCGCAGCAGGTCAAGGACTGGCGGCTCAACGGCGCGGGCTACGACTCGAAGTACGCGGCGCTGTACTACCCGTGGATCAAGATCTTCGACCCGGCGACCGACGACCACTCGTTCATCCCGCCGAGCGGGCACATGGCCGGCGTGTGGGCGCGCACCGACGCCACGCGCGGCGTGCACAAGGCGCCGGCGAACGAGGTCGTGCGCGGCGCGGTGGCGTTGCAGACGCAGCTGACGAAGGCGGAGCAGGAGCTGCTGAACCCGATCGGCGTCAACTGCGTGCGGGCGTTCCCCGGTCGCGGCATCCGGGTGTGGGGCGCGCGCACGCTGTCGTCCGACGCGGCGTGGCGCTACCTGAACGTGCGGCGGCTGTTCAACTACCTGGAGGAGTCCATCCTCGACGGCACCCAGTGGGTCGTGTTCGAGCCGAACGACGACGCGCTGTGGGCCAGGATCCGGCGCACCATCAGCGCTTTCCTGGTCACCGAGTGGCGCAAGGGCGCGTTGTTCGGGCTGACGCCCGACGAGGCGTTCTACGTCAAGTGCGACCGCGAGACGAACCCGGCCGAGAGCATCGACCTCGGCCAGGTGATCTGCGAGGTCGGCATCGCGCCGGTCAAGCCCGCGGAGTTCGTGGTGTTCCGGCTGGCGCAGATCTCCGGCGGCACCAGCCTCGTCAACGAGTAGCCGAGTCCTAGGTCAAAGGCGGTTTGGTCATGGCTCTTCCCGAACTCGACACCTCGGTGGGCCACTCGTTCGGCCTGGAGGTCGACGGTGTCGCGATCAAGCAGATCTCGGAGGTGTCCGGGCTGAAGATGGAGCAGGACGTCATCGAGCTGAAGACGAACACGGCGGACGGCAAGTACGTCATCAAGAAGCTGCCCGGCAAGCCCAAGGCGGGCGAGGTCACCCTCACCCGCGGGCTCACCGACGACCAGAGCTTCGAGAAGTGGGTGAAGGACGCGCACTTCGGCCGGATGGGCAACGCGCGCAAGGGCGGGGCGATCATCGTCTACGACTACGAGGGGCAGCCCATCAAGAGGTACAAGCTGACCAACGCCTGGCCGAAGTCGTTGGAGATCGGCACGTTGAAGGCGGGCGACACCAGCGTGCTCACCGAGAAGCTGGTCGTGACGTACGAGATGATGGAAGTCGAGTGACGCCATGCGCAGGGTGATGGCGGCGGTGGCAGCCGAGGCGCCGGTGTCCTCGGGTTCGGGGTCGGGCCCGGTATCGCCGATGCGCACGGAGTTCGCCTTCGAGCTGCCGCGCGGGTACGTCGACGACAACGGCGAGGTGCACCGCTCCGGCGTGATGCGCCTGGCGACCGCGCGGGACGAGCTGGTGCCGTTGCGGGACGACCGGGTGCGGGAGAACTCGGCGTACCTGACCGTGGTGCTGCTCGCCCGGGTGATCGTGCGGATCGGGTCGGTGACCGACGTGCACGTCGGGGTGGTCGAGAACCTGTTCGCGTCGGACCTCGCGTTCCTGCAGGACATGTACCGGCGGGTGAACAGCGAGGGGCACACGCGCGCGGCGGTCGCGTGCCCGTCGTGCGGGAGCGGGTTCGAGGTCGACGTGGCCGGTGGCCGCCTGGGGGAATCGTGACGTACGGGACCGACCGGCTGCACGAGGAGGTCGCGTACGTGGCGTACCACTTCCACTGGTCGTGGGACTCGATCCTGGACCTGGAGCACGCGGACCGGTTGCGGTACGTGGCGGAGATCGGGCGGATCAACACTCGGATCAGCCAGGGGCGGTGAGGGTTGTGCGGTGGCCTTGGCGGCGCGAGGCGGGGCGTCCTGCTGCTGCTCTGCCCGTGCGGCGGGGGG is a window from the Saccharothrix saharensis genome containing:
- a CDS encoding zinc-ribbon domain-containing protein, coding for MRRVMAAVAAEAPVSSGSGSGPVSPMRTEFAFELPRGYVDDNGEVHRSGVMRLATARDELVPLRDDRVRENSAYLTVVLLARVIVRIGSVTDVHVGVVENLFASDLAFLQDMYRRVNSEGHTRAAVACPSCGSGFEVDVAGGRLGES
- a CDS encoding DUF6760 family protein — its product is MTYGTDRLHEEVAYVAYHFHWSWDSILDLEHADRLRYVAEIGRINTRISQGR
- a CDS encoding phage tail protein; amino-acid sequence: MALPELDTSVGHSFGLEVDGVAIKQISEVSGLKMEQDVIELKTNTADGKYVIKKLPGKPKAGEVTLTRGLTDDQSFEKWVKDAHFGRMGNARKGGAIIVYDYEGQPIKRYKLTNAWPKSLEIGTLKAGDTSVLTEKLVVTYEMMEVE